The following are encoded in a window of Scophthalmus maximus strain ysfricsl-2021 chromosome 6, ASM2237912v1, whole genome shotgun sequence genomic DNA:
- the sirt4 gene encoding NAD-dependent protein lipoamidase sirtuin-4, mitochondrial produces MRLPWQTLTLHRAPVRRASSVPAGMLNFVPACSTADAHSLDLLQDFVSRARRLFVISGAGLSTESGIPDYRSEGVGLYARTSRRPMQHAEFVRSAKSRQRYWARNFVGWTQFSCHQPNSAHRVLQQWEERGKLHWLVTQNVDALHSKAGQKRLTELHGCTHRVICLGCGAISAREELQRRFVSLNPDWGTQAGAVAPDGDVFLEDEQVLHFRVPSCDVCGGILKPEVTFFGDSVKKGTVQFVHDRLAESDAVLVVGSSLQVYSGYRFLLAASDRKMPVAIVNIGTTRADHLAELKVIGRCGDVLSVIHPL; encoded by the exons ATGAGACTACCATGGCAGACCCTCACACTACACAGGGCACCTGTGAGGAGGGCATCCTCAGTCCCTGCAGGCATGTTGAACTTTGTCCCTGCCTGCAGCACCGCAGATGCACACTCACTGGACCTGCTGCAGGACTTTGTGTCTCGAGCCAGACGCCTGTTTGTCATCAGCGGGGCAGGCCTCTCCACGGAGTCGGGCATCCCTGATTATCGCTCGGAGGGTGTCGGACTGTACGCACGCACTAGCAGACGACCCATGCAGCATGCAGAGTTTGTACGCAGCGCAAAGTCCCGTCAGCGCTACTGGGCCAGAAACTTTGTCGGGTGGACGCAGTTCTCCTGCCACCAGCCAAACTCTGCTCACAGGGTtctgcagcagtgggaggagagggggaagctGCACTGGCTGGTCACACAAAATGTGGACGCTCTTCACTCCAAGGCAGGACAGAAAAGATTGACTGAGCTCCATGGATGTACCcacag GGTGATTTGCCTCGGCTGTGGTGCCATATCAGCGAGGGAGGAGCTCCAGAGACGATTCGTATCGTTAAACCCAGACTGGGGAACTCAGGCAGGCGCTGTGGCTCCGGACGGTGATGTCTTCTTGGAGGACGAGCAGGTCCTCCACTTCAGGGTTCCCTCCTGTGACGTGTGTGGAGGAATACTGAAGCCTGAGGTCACGTTCTTTGGAGACAGTGTGAAAAAGGGGACAGTGCAGTTTGTGCACGACAGACTGGCAGAGTCGGACGCGGTGCTCGTCGTGGGGTCTTCGTTACAG GTGTATTCAGGATACAGGTTCTTACTGGCAGCGAGTGACAGGAAAATGCCCGTCGCCATCGTGAACATTGGGACAACGAGAGCCGACCACCTGGCTGAGCTGAAGGTGATCGGCCGCTGTGGTGACGTGCTGTCAGTCATTCACCCCCTCTGA
- the c6h1orf74 gene encoding UPF0739 protein C1orf74 homolog yields MSTQEIFVAAARKCLCVGRKSLSVPQSLDLATQVLAVDLGLKPALLYDSNGSSSSQVQQYLSSVQSSQLVSKSLLTLDLNGNTLILNPVTVRSNLEQVLHDGSVAVIDICSSLEKPAITEPLRGELKSMIHDILLLLRGFEKPKEAEKPLCVREKCDEWNLCTAFGLLLGYPVTYWFDQTHSFENCLSMTPLTVTTAAATLGAGSAGHRCRLYSFSIPDVLLRETQSNLDNWRLRLQERFQQQNVLKDLSVCQTTVTLPSVCL; encoded by the coding sequence ATGTCCACTCAGGAGATCTTTGTTGCTGCAGCTCGTAAATGTCTGTGCGTTGGCAGAAAATCTCTCTCTGTACCTCAGAGTCTCGACTTGGCTACTCAGGTCTTGGCTGTTGATTTGGGGTTGAAACCCGCTCTACTGTACGACAGTAACGGCAGCAGCTCATCACAGGTGCAGCAGTATTTGAGCTCTGTGCAGTCGTCCCAGCTTGTGTCTAAATCGCTTCTCACATTGGATTTAAACGGAAACACTCTAATTCTTAATCCAGTTACGGTCAGATCAAATCTAGAGCAGGTGCTTCACGATGGCAGTGTGGCTGTGATCGATATCTGCAGCTCGCTGGAGAAGCCCGCCATCACTGAGCCGCTCAGGGGAGAGCTGAAGAGCATGATACATGATATACTGCTTCTTCTGAGAGGGTTCGAAAAACCGAAAGAGGCTGAGAAACCTCTTTGTGTCAGAGAGAAATGTGATGAATGGAACCTGTGCACAGCCTTCGGTCTCTTACTGGGTTACCCTGTCACCTACTGGTTCGATCAGACCCACAGCTTTGAAAACTGTCTGTCTATGACTCCCCTGACGGTGACCACGGCTGCAGCCACGTTGGGGGCAGGCTCCGCAGGTCACAGATGTCGCCTGTACTCCTTCAGCATCCCAGATGTTCTGCTCAGAGAGACACAGTCCAACCTGGACAACTGGAGGCTCCGTTTACAAGAAAGGTTTCAGCAGCAAAATGTCCTAAAGGATCTTAGTGTTTGTCAAACCACAGTAACTCTGCCATCAGTCTGTTTGTGA